The Pantoea trifolii nucleotide sequence AGAACATGCTGGCGGTCACCGGCGTGATGGACAGCACCTCATACGACACGGCGAACCGCGCGGCCTTAACCGGGCCGTTTGATGCCTGCGGCAACGCTGCCGCATGGTGCCTGAGCGCACCGGGTTACAGCGATTATCGTTTTCAGAATAGCGACGGCACCTGGGTGAATGCGCGTAGCTACGGCACCTCATTTGCCGCACCGCGCGCTGCAGCGGCGGCTTCGCAAGTGTTGCAGCGCTTTCCGTGGATGAGCGGCTACAACCTGCAGCAAACGCTGTTGACCACCGCCATTTATCATAGCGATGCGTATGCAGGCGCTGCGGATAGCGCCAACGGGAGGCCTTACAACGATACCTTCGGCTGGGGCGATCTCAACCAGGCGAAAGCGCTGAACGGTCCGGCGATGTTTTGGGCCAATGATTTTCACGCCAGCCTGGATGCGGGCAGCTATGTCTTCTCGAATGCCATCAGCGGCGATCGCGGTCTGATCCTTGACGGCGCGAATAATGGCGGCGTGCTGCAGTTAACCGGCAACAACAGTTACCTCGGCCAGACCAGTGTCTCGGCCAATACATTGCTCATCGATGGTGCGATTGCTGGCAGTGCCAACGTCAGCGGCAGCGGCATCCTGGGTGGCAGCGGCGTGATTGGCGGCAGCTTACTCAATCAGGGCTCGGTCAACGGCGGCTTGCAGGTGCACGGCGATTACCAGCAACGCAGCAACGGCGTGCTGAATATTGCGCTGAACAGTCCGCTGCGCGTAGCGGGCCATTCGACGCTGGACGGCATGCTAAACCTCGCGCCACCGTCATCGACCTATGTGGTGAAACAGCAGGAAACGCTGCTGACCAGCGATGCGGGCGTCAGCGGCCAGTTCAGTCAGGTCAATACCGGCGTGTTCCTCGATGGTTTGGTCAGCTACAACGCCAACAGCGTCACCGGCCAACTGACGCGTAAAAATACTGCGGCAGCAGCGGCAGCGATGGGCATCAACGGCGCCAGCACCCAGCAAACGGCCGTGAATCTGGAGCAGGCATTTAGCGTGGCGGATAGCTGGCAGCAACAGGGATCGCTCAGCAGTGCGCAGCAGTCGGCGCTGGGCGCGGCCGGCGCGTTCCAGACGCTGGCGGATGCCAGCAGTGCTCAGGCTGCCATTAATTCCCTTTCCGGTCAGGCGCACGCCTCCAGCAACGCGGTACTGTTTAACGCGCTGGATTATCAAAGCCGCCTGTTAAGCAACCGTATCGCCGACGCCAGCGCCGACAATCGTTACGGTTTCTGGATCGAAAGCGGTCAACTGCGCGGTTCACTGGATCAGGCGGGCTACCTCGGTACCGATTATCGCAACACGCTTACTGCGTTGGGCGTAGATAGCGATTTGGGCGTTTCTGGTCTGCGCGTGGGCGTGGCGTGGACGCAGAACCAGATCGATTCCACCTACGACCAAACCGGCGGCACCAGCCGTAATCGCCTGCAAGGCGCGATGCTGTATGGTCGCTACGATCTAACGCCAGAATGGTATCTGCAGGGCAATCTAAGCTATCAACATGGTCGCGATGAGTTAAAACGCCTGATATTACTGGATGAAGCTTCGCCGGTGTCATCGACCACCCGCAGCAACAGCTGGCAGGCGGCACTGCAGAGCGGCTATCGCTGGACAATTGAGGATAACTATCGCCTCGAACCGTATCTCGGCTGGCGTGAGACCGGGCTGGATACCGGTGCATTTGAGGATAAAGGCAGCGCGTTTGGTCTGAGTGGTGACGGCGACAGCTATCGACGCAGCGTCGGTTATAGCGGTTTGAGTATCAGCGCACGGCAGGATTGGTCGGCTGGATTGTGGAGCATGCTGAGTCTGTATGGCGAATATCAATACGCGTTCAACAATCCGTCAATGGATGTCAGCGCGCGCTGGGGCGGATTTGGCGATGACCAGAACCGTTTCACGATTCCCGGTATGCAGCTCGATCGCCGGTCGCAGTGGTTAGGCGTGCGGTTGGATGTGGCGCAGACGTCACGTGCGCGCCTGTTCCTGCGCGCCGACCAGCACTTCGCCGATCATGGTGACGAGAAAGTGCTGCGCGGCGGTGTGGATGTGAGTTTCTGAGTGCTGCGCACCCAACGGTGTAGGGTCGCCATTCATGGCGACCTCACGCACCTTACATCGGCCAGATATGATCGATGATCAACTGCACCGAACGATTACCACGATACTCGTTAATATCCAGCTTGTAGGCCAGCTGCACCTGACGCACGCTGCTGTCTGGCCACAGCGTGGTATCCACGTTGAAGGCAATCCCATCTAACAGCGGGCCGCCGCCGAGC carries:
- a CDS encoding autotransporter domain-containing protein, which gives rise to MFIPGLRTSPRLLALLMPLLLAACGGGGGGGGSATTSPTTGTPETPTPAQPGALGNASKVGIIDSGLSPDRSEVNYANVQFTSYVGGGSSLNDNQGINGHGTVVALTLLGLSPGSALYVAQASQNNIFQYDDTARAVSGLLSQGVRIFNMSYASSERLTTAQALTDAQPHYQVLVQSMREIAAANGLAVVITGNGGTATPSPNAQLPLIYQDSALQKNMLAVTGVMDSTSYDTANRAALTGPFDACGNAAAWCLSAPGYSDYRFQNSDGTWVNARSYGTSFAAPRAAAAASQVLQRFPWMSGYNLQQTLLTTAIYHSDAYAGAADSANGRPYNDTFGWGDLNQAKALNGPAMFWANDFHASLDAGSYVFSNAISGDRGLILDGANNGGVLQLTGNNSYLGQTSVSANTLLIDGAIAGSANVSGSGILGGSGVIGGSLLNQGSVNGGLQVHGDYQQRSNGVLNIALNSPLRVAGHSTLDGMLNLAPPSSTYVVKQQETLLTSDAGVSGQFSQVNTGVFLDGLVSYNANSVTGQLTRKNTAAAAAAMGINGASTQQTAVNLEQAFSVADSWQQQGSLSSAQQSALGAAGAFQTLADASSAQAAINSLSGQAHASSNAVLFNALDYQSRLLSNRIADASADNRYGFWIESGQLRGSLDQAGYLGTDYRNTLTALGVDSDLGVSGLRVGVAWTQNQIDSTYDQTGGTSRNRLQGAMLYGRYDLTPEWYLQGNLSYQHGRDELKRLILLDEASPVSSTTRSNSWQAALQSGYRWTIEDNYRLEPYLGWRETGLDTGAFEDKGSAFGLSGDGDSYRRSVGYSGLSISARQDWSAGLWSMLSLYGEYQYAFNNPSMDVSARWGGFGDDQNRFTIPGMQLDRRSQWLGVRLDVAQTSRARLFLRADQHFADHGDEKVLRGGVDVSF